GCAGGCAGACCGTGAAGAGCGGGTAGAGCCGGCCGATGATCTTGTCGATGGGCATCATGGTGGCCAGGAAGTAGTAGGCGAAGATGATGGCGGTCCAGATCACCACGGCAACGTTCTTGTCCAGGTCGAAGCCGATCTTGTTGGCCAGGAGCTTGGCCGGTCCGAGAATGAAGACCACGCCGACCAAGAGCAGCAGGATGACCGAGAAGACGTTCATGAACTGCTTGGCGAAGGCGCCCAGGTTGTAGCCCACGGCGTCGGGGATGGACTTGCCGTCGTAGCGCACGGACATCATGCCCGAGAAGTAGTCGTGCACCGCTCCGGCGAAGATGCTGCCCAGAACGATCCAGACCAGGGCGGCCGGGCCGTAGAGTGCGCCGAGGATGGGCCCGAAGATGGGGCCGAGGCCCGCGATGTTGAGCAACTGGATCATGTAGATGGTTTTGGGGTTCATCTTGACGAAGTCGACCCCGTCCTCGAGCCGGCAGGCCGGAGTGGCCCGGCATGTGTCTGCGCCGAACTGCGCCTCCACGAACTTGCCGTAGACGAAATACCCGGCGATGAGCGCCGCGCAGGCAAGAAAGAAATAGAACATGTCTCACTCCTTTGGAAAAATTGGTCGTAAGGTGGGCGGCCCCCGCATCGGGGCTGCCACGGGAGCCTGGACGACCATTACCTCAGCAGTGAATAGGCGGGCAACACCCCTCGCGCCAATTGCCGCAAATGGTGTTTGAATGTTCCGTATGGGGTGATGAACGGCTCAGATCTGCGCAGGCATGGGCAGCAGAAAATCCACCTTCGTGCCCTGTCCCGGGGCGCTGACCACCGACGGGAGATACGAGGGCCCGAAAATCTGCTCCAGGCGCTGGAAGCAGTTGCGCACCCCTATGCCTCCGGATCGGGAGTCGAGACGCGTCTTGTCGAAAAGCTTGTCCACCTGGTCCGGGACCATGCCCACGCCGTCGTCGCGCACTTCGACGTGCAGGTGTTCTTCCTTGCGGCGGATCTGGACGCTGATTTCGCCCCCGTCCTCACGGGTCAGGATGCCGTGCCGCACGCTGTTCTCAACCAGCGGCTGGATGATGAGCGGCGGGATGGGCCATGATTCGCAGCCTTCCTCCACATCGAAGTTGACCCGGACCCTTTCGCCGAAGCGGGCCTGCTCGATGGCCAGGTAGCAGCGGATCTGGTCCAGCTCTTCGGAGAGAGGAATGAACCCTTTGCTCGCGTCCAGGCTTTTGCGCAGGTAGCTGGACAAATCCTGGAGGAGGCTGCGCGCCTTTTCCGGGCTGGTCCGGCAGAAGGAGGCGATGGTGTTCAGGGAGTTGAAGAGGAAGTGCGGGTTGATCTGGGCCTGCAGGCGGCGAATTTCGGCGTGGGCCAGCATGCGCTCGGTGATCTGGATGTTTTCGAGCTCCAGCTGGGTCGAGAAGAGGTTGCCCAAACCTTTGGCCAGCTCGAACAGCATGAGGTCCAGGGTTCGGCCGGCCGTGCCGTAGAACTTGAGGGTGCCCACGACGTTGCCGCCCTTGTGCAGGGGGATGATGACGGCGGAGGCGAAGGGGCAGCCAGGATGGGCGCAGCCGATGTTGTCCTTGTGGCTGACGTACATGGGTTCGCCGGTTTCGAGCACTTCCCGCGTGGCGCTGGTGACCACCGGACGCCCGGCGAGGTGGTGGTCGCTGCCTTGGCCGACGTGGGCCAGGACGTTGACCCGGTCCGTGATGGCCACGGCGCCGACCGCGACGCGCGAATGGATGATGCGGGCCGTGGCGGAGGCGCTTTCCAGGGTCAGGCCGGCCCGCAGATGGCTGACCGTGGCATTGGCGATGTCGAGGAGTTCCTGGGCCTGGATCGAGTCCTGCCGGGCCCGGAAGCGGAAAACCACATTGATGACCTGCACGAAGGCCGCGGCGCCCAAGGTGTTCAGGATGATCATGGATGGGGCGATAATGCGGACCAGTTCCAGGGCCTGGGTGAACGAGTGGGACAGGGCCAGGACCATGCCCATGTGCATGGTTTCGCCGACCAGGGCCAGCCCGGCTGCCCAGCGCCAGTCGACGCTGCGCTCCTTGAGGTACAGGGTCAGAAGGCCGGCCACGGCGCCCTCGATCATAGTCGACAGCCCGCACGGCACGGCGCTGAACCCGCCGATGTCGATGAGGATGCGATGCCCGCCGGCGATGAGCCCCGATGCGATGCCGACCAACGGCCCGCCGAAGAGGCCGCCCGTGATCACGGCCATGGCCCTCAGGTTGGCCACGGACTGGAAGACGAGGTTGCCGCCGTACGTGCCGAGAATGCCGGCGGTGCCGAAGAATGCGATCTGCAGCAGCGTCGTGCGCCACTGCGGCCCCTGCTGGAGACGGAGCTTGTGGATGGGCGTCACGGTCAGGAGCAGGAAAGCTCCGGCCACGATAAGCCCGAGCCGTTCGGCCAGGGCGAGTACGAGGGCGTCTGGGTTCATGTCGGTGTTTTTCAGCCCAGGCCCAGGCGGTCGCGGAAGTCGCGCACCCGGCCCTTGCTGACGGTGATTTCGGTTGAAGCGCAGTCACGCATGGTCAGAACGTATTTCCCGTTGAACCAGGGTGCGAAGTCGCGGACCTGGGCCAGGTTGACGAGTTCGGCTCTGTTGGCGCGGAAAAAGGACAGTGGTTCGAGGCGCTGTTCGAGGCGGTCCAGGGTGCATGGTCCGTGGAGCGGAAACCGCCCGTCGCGGGTGTGGACCATGGTCCGGCGTTCCTCGGTGCGGATGAAGACCACTTCCCCGTGATCCAGGAGCAGGACGCGTCCCCCGCTTTCCACGGACAGGCGGGTCAGCGCCGGTCCGAGGCCCATGCCCCGCAGCATGGATCGGAAATCGGGCTGTGGGCCGGCCTGGGGCGCGGCCCGGCTGGTCAGGGCGCGCAGACGGTTCAGGCATTTGGCCAGCCGTTCCATGGACACGGGCTTGAGCAGGTAGTCCACGGCGTTGTCCTCGAAGGCGCGGATGGCGTACTGGTCGTAGGCCGTGGCGAAGACGAAAAGCGGTGCCTCGGGCATCAGCATGGCCCGCTCCAGCACCGAGAACCCCGTGCCCCCCGGCATCTGGATGTCCTGAAAGACGACGTCGGGTCTGAGCCGCGCGATTTCCTCCAGGGCCTGTCCTGCGGACCTGGCCGTACCCGCGATCTCGACGTCGTCGAACCCGGACAGGAGGAAGGACAGCTCGTCCAGGGCGGGAAGTTCGTCGTCAACCAGAAGGCATCGCAATGGCTTGGTCATGGGTTCATCTCGCGTTTCGGACGCCTCGTAGCAGAATTCCAGGCAAAGTATACAGGCGGCTAACGGTCCGTTTCCCTTGGGGAATCAGACGGTTCTCAGCCCGCGCATGGAAATTGAGCCCAGGGTGACCCGGTCGTTGAAGAAGCTCGTCCCCTCTCCCGGGTCCATGGCCCCCAGAATGTACAGCAGTGGCAGGTAATGCTCCTCCGTGGGGATGGCAAGGCGGGCGTGGGGCAACCCTTCGTACTCGACCAGGGCGTCGTGGTCCCCGGACGCGATGAGGCCGGCCATGGCCGCGTCGCTTTCTACGGCCCATTCAAACCCTTCATCCTGCCAGGCCATGACCCCGAGGTTGTGGACCATGTTGCCGCTGCCCATGATGAGCACGCCCTGCTTGCGCAGGGGGGCGAGTTCCCGGCCCAGTTCGTAGTGGAAATACGGCGGCGCCCCGGCGTCGATGCTCAGCTGGACCACGGGGATGTCGGCCCGCGGGTACATGCGGCACAGCACCGACCAGGCGCCGTGATCCAGGCCCCAGGAACGGTCGTGCCGGATGCGAGCGTAGCGCGTGGAGTCCATGACCTTGCGGGCCAGGGCTGGGGAGCCGGGGGCCGGGTACTCCATATGGTTCAGTTCCGCCGGGAATCCCGAAAAATCATGAATGGTCTCGGGCATCTGGGCCGATGTCACGCAGGTGCCGTCAGTCTCCCAGTGGGCCGAGACGCACAGGATCGCCCGCGGGCGGGGCAACTCGCGGCCGAGCTGCGTCCAGGCGCGGCTGAATTCGTTGTCCTCGATGGCGTTCATGGGGTTGCCGTGGCCGACGAAAACAAGGGGCATCTTCATGTTTATCCTTTGGTGGTGAAAACCCTGGTCCAGGCCAGGGTCAGGGCGATGGAATAGAGGGCGGCGACGATGCCCAGGGCCACGTCGTACATGGCCGGGGCGGCCAGAGCCAGCCGGATGAAGAGGGTCGAGAGGGCGTAGCCCGAATTGCGGAACACAGCGTGGAACGAGGGCCGAAAGCACTGCGAGATGAGCACCACCAGGATGTCGGTGAAGATCAGCAGCGTATAGAAGACGGGAAAGAAGTCGATGTGCGGCAGACCCGCGAACTTGTTGTAGAGATTGTTCAGGCCCAGGGTGACGAAGGTGCCCAGGAGCAGCAAGGCGATGCCCTTCTTGGCCGCCACGAACCGGAACAGGTCGTGGGGCAGGCCCATGTCCTGCTTCTTGGCGGGCTGGATGCGGTAGTAGACGCCCAGCAGGGCGAAGACCGCCAGGGCCCCGAAGCCGTAGCCCAGGATATGGTAGACTTTGGTCAGTTCTGTCCCGATGGTGATGGGCTCGGCGAAATGGGAGAGTTCCTTGAAGGCGTCCCGCAGGAGGATGAGGGACAGGATCTCGAACTGCTTGCCCACGGATCTGGAAAAGGAGCACGGCAGGGTGAAGATGAGGCTCACGACCTCAAGAATCAGCACCAGAGTGAAGGCCAGGTTCACGGCGTGAAAATGGTTGGTTGGGGTGTGCGCGGCCAGGGCTGCCGGCAGCAGGCCGTTTCTGTTGAGCTCGATCCCCGCCATGGCGCCCAGGAAGACGACGATGAGCCCCAGGGCGAAGCGGCGGTGCATGCGCTCGTGCTCCCAGAAATGGTGCAGCGGGTCGAAGATGTAGGTCAGGCGTTCGAATATCGGGTCCATTGGCGTAATCCTCTGGGACAAAAGCGTTAGAGATGCCTTGAGACGATGGCCACGACCTCGCTCAGGTAGGATTTGCGGACCTCCTCCGACACGGATGCCACGCTGCCGAAAAAGGCGTGATGGAGCACCTCGATGCCGCAGAGTTCGAAAATCCCGGTGTCCGTGGTCATGGCCATGGCCTCGTGCATGCCCCGCGAGTCACAGACGGTGCTGGGCAGCCCCGTGGTGCTGAAGATGAGGGCCTTCCTGCCGCTCAAAAGGCCCGTCATCATGTTGTCGTGGAGCGCGTAGGCGAAGTCCTGGCAGAAGACCCGGTCGAAATAGCCCTTGAGCATGGCCGGCATGCCCGTCCACCACACCGGGTACACGAAGGTCAGGATGTCGGCCCAGGAGACGAACTCCTGTTCCTGTCGGACGTCCTGGGCCCGCATGTGCGGCGGCGCTTCAAGTTCGACCCTTCCGAGCACCGGGTTGAAGCCGATGCCGTAAAGGTCGCGGCGGAGGATGTCATGCCCCATGGCCGAGGAGACCGCCTCCACGGAATCGGCTATGGCCGCGTTGAAACTCGTGGGGTTCGGGTGGCAGAAGATGATGAGATGGTTCATGGCGTCCCCTTGTATGCGCTGAGCTTCACGGGATTCTTCCGTGCGTCCCCGGCCGATGCGCCGGAGAACAGGGAATGGGATTATGATGAACCATACGCCACGTGAAAAATTCTGGAAAGGTTTTTTTGGTTCGCGCGGTGAAGTTGCAGCAATTCAGGGCTGTTGACAGGAAGTCCGCAGGATTTGGGCAATCCGCTCGTCTTTCGGGATGAGGCCTGTTTCAAGCTTGGAATGGACCAGGCGGTCATCGACGAAGACCTCAAAGGAGCCTCTGCTTCCTTGGCTCAGGCTCACCGATGCGCCGCACTCGACGCGCAGTCTGTCCGCAAGACCTGCGGCGCGCTTGGCATAGCCAGCTCACACGCCGCAATAGAGAATTCGTACCTGCATGACGCACTCCGGGCGTTTCAGTTCTGGAAATATTCCGTCTTCCTGAGTTCCCCGCCTTCGAAGGTCAGGACGTAGTAGCCCCCGCTCACTTCGTAGGTCATTTCCGTGACGTAGAGCAGGACCTCCTGGCCTGCGCGCCTGACCGTGATCTCGCCCACGCGCTCCTCCCAGAGAGGGTCGCCGCATTTCTTGCGCACCTTGGCGATGATGGTGCCGGGGGTCATGAGGTCGCCCTGGCAGCGCAGATCTGCGGACCATGACGGGCCGGCCAGAAATGTCAGGGTCGCCAGAATGAAAAAGGTCTTTCGCATCGGGCTGTCTCCGGTTAGGGGGAATTTCAGCGCCACACTAGGACGCAAGACAATGGCGCGTAAAGGGGGGAGATATGGAATACCGGATCGAAAAGGATTCCCTCGGCGATAGGAAGGTCCCGGCACACGCCTACTACGGGGTGCAGACCGTGCGGGCCATGGAGAATTTCCAGGTCACGGGGATTCACATCTCCCATTATCCGCTGCACATCGAGGCGTTGGCGTGCATTAAGCAGGCCGCGGCTCTGGCCAACCTGGAACTGGGCATTTTGGACCCGGTCATCGCCGAGGCCGTCATGGCCGCCTGCCGGGAAGTGCGGGAAGGGAAGTTCAACGACCAGTTCGTGGTCGACGTCATCCAGGGCGGGGCCGGCACGTCGGTCAACATGAACGCCAACGAGGTCATCGCCAACCGCGCCCTGGAACTCATGGGCCACGACAAGGGGCAGTACGCCTTCTGCCATCCCAACAACCACGTCAACCTCTCCCAGTCCACCAACGACGTCTACCCGACGTCCCTGCGCATCACGGCCATCTGGAAGATCAGGGAGGTCATGCGCAGCATGGAGGATCTGGTGGAGGCCCTGGCCGCCAAGGGCGCGGAGTTCGCCGACGTGCTGAAGATGGGCCGCACCCAGCTCCAGGACGCGGTGCCCATGACGCTCGGCCAGGAGTTCGCGGCCTGGGCCGTGACCGTGGGCGAGGACATGGAGCGCATCCAGGAATGCCGCAAGCTCCTGATGGAGATCAACATGGGCGCCACGGCCATCGGCACGGGCAT
This genomic interval from Desulfomicrobium escambiense DSM 10707 contains the following:
- a CDS encoding LytS/YhcK type 5TM receptor domain-containing protein, with the protein product MNPDALVLALAERLGLIVAGAFLLLTVTPIHKLRLQQGPQWRTTLLQIAFFGTAGILGTYGGNLVFQSVANLRAMAVITGGLFGGPLVGIASGLIAGGHRILIDIGGFSAVPCGLSTMIEGAVAGLLTLYLKERSVDWRWAAGLALVGETMHMGMVLALSHSFTQALELVRIIAPSMIILNTLGAAAFVQVINVVFRFRARQDSIQAQELLDIANATVSHLRAGLTLESASATARIIHSRVAVGAVAITDRVNVLAHVGQGSDHHLAGRPVVTSATREVLETGEPMYVSHKDNIGCAHPGCPFASAVIIPLHKGGNVVGTLKFYGTAGRTLDLMLFELAKGLGNLFSTQLELENIQITERMLAHAEIRRLQAQINPHFLFNSLNTIASFCRTSPEKARSLLQDLSSYLRKSLDASKGFIPLSEELDQIRCYLAIEQARFGERVRVNFDVEEGCESWPIPPLIIQPLVENSVRHGILTREDGGEISVQIRRKEEHLHVEVRDDGVGMVPDQVDKLFDKTRLDSRSGGIGVRNCFQRLEQIFGPSYLPSVVSAPGQGTKVDFLLPMPAQI
- a CDS encoding LytR/AlgR family response regulator transcription factor yields the protein MTKPLRCLLVDDELPALDELSFLLSGFDDVEIAGTARSAGQALEEIARLRPDVVFQDIQMPGGTGFSVLERAMLMPEAPLFVFATAYDQYAIRAFEDNAVDYLLKPVSMERLAKCLNRLRALTSRAAPQAGPQPDFRSMLRGMGLGPALTRLSVESGGRVLLLDHGEVVFIRTEERRTMVHTRDGRFPLHGPCTLDRLEQRLEPLSFFRANRAELVNLAQVRDFAPWFNGKYVLTMRDCASTEITVSKGRVRDFRDRLGLG
- the ygiD gene encoding 4,5-DOPA dioxygenase extradiol, translated to MKMPLVFVGHGNPMNAIEDNEFSRAWTQLGRELPRPRAILCVSAHWETDGTCVTSAQMPETIHDFSGFPAELNHMEYPAPGSPALARKVMDSTRYARIRHDRSWGLDHGAWSVLCRMYPRADIPVVQLSIDAGAPPYFHYELGRELAPLRKQGVLIMGSGNMVHNLGVMAWQDEGFEWAVESDAAMAGLIASGDHDALVEYEGLPHARLAIPTEEHYLPLLYILGAMDPGEGTSFFNDRVTLGSISMRGLRTV
- a CDS encoding NAD(P)H-dependent oxidoreductase, translating into MNHLIIFCHPNPTSFNAAIADSVEAVSSAMGHDILRRDLYGIGFNPVLGRVELEAPPHMRAQDVRQEQEFVSWADILTFVYPVWWTGMPAMLKGYFDRVFCQDFAYALHDNMMTGLLSGRKALIFSTTGLPSTVCDSRGMHEAMAMTTDTGIFELCGIEVLHHAFFGSVASVSEEVRKSYLSEVVAIVSRHL
- a CDS encoding DUF2845 domain-containing protein, which gives rise to MRKTFFILATLTFLAGPSWSADLRCQGDLMTPGTIIAKVRKKCGDPLWEERVGEITVRRAGQEVLLYVTEMTYEVSGGYYVLTFEGGELRKTEYFQN
- the aspA gene encoding aspartate ammonia-lyase; the encoded protein is MEYRIEKDSLGDRKVPAHAYYGVQTVRAMENFQVTGIHISHYPLHIEALACIKQAAALANLELGILDPVIAEAVMAACREVREGKFNDQFVVDVIQGGAGTSVNMNANEVIANRALELMGHDKGQYAFCHPNNHVNLSQSTNDVYPTSLRITAIWKIREVMRSMEDLVEALAAKGAEFADVLKMGRTQLQDAVPMTLGQEFAAWAVTVGEDMERIQECRKLLMEINMGATAIGTGINTVPAYAAFVCEKLAHITGLPLTKSPNLVEATSDTGAFVQLSGVFKRVAVKLSKICNDLRLLSSGPFCGLGEINLPPRQPGSSIMPGKVNPVIPEMVNQVCFQAIGNDLTVTMAAEAGQLELNVFEPIIAFNLFQTMDMLVRAMRILKDRCIVGITANRERCAQLVRASAGIVTILVPYLGYDEAAAIAKEAASTGKAVYDLVLEKGLMTQEELEDALDPMKMTHPRMVRSGRF